In Entomomonas moraniae, one DNA window encodes the following:
- a CDS encoding 4-oxalomesaconate tautomerase, with protein sequence MMKQVMIPCCLMRGGTSKGPFFNKADLPIDIEQRNRLLLATVGSPDKRQIDGVGGAHSLTTKVGIVSRCENHEQGVELSFLFAQLQPEKDTVDTTPNCGNMLAAVVPFALETGLIKAMKDETTVRVLTENTGMISDITVQTPQGEITYEGNAKIDGVPGSGAPIKISFLDTAGSVCSGLLPTGNLSDSFDIPNVGTLEVTCIDNGMPMVLIRASDLGCTGQESVDELNNNQALKDKIEALRIVASEKMGLGDVRQKNYPKMCLISEPSKGGAVNTRCFIPHVCHEAIGVLAAVTIATACVLEGSVASEFYHKEQQAGVYQLSIEHPSGEFTVELTVKLNDKGQSEVIGAALLRTARLLMKGEVCLLKSRL encoded by the coding sequence ATGATGAAACAAGTAATGATACCGTGCTGCCTAATGCGCGGAGGAACATCAAAAGGGCCTTTTTTTAATAAGGCTGACTTACCTATAGATATTGAACAGCGTAATCGACTCTTATTAGCTACTGTTGGCTCACCAGATAAACGACAAATAGATGGTGTGGGTGGTGCACATTCTTTAACCACCAAAGTGGGGATTGTTTCACGTTGTGAAAACCATGAGCAAGGTGTGGAGCTATCCTTTTTATTTGCACAATTACAACCAGAAAAAGATACGGTTGACACCACCCCTAACTGCGGAAATATGTTAGCGGCAGTTGTACCATTTGCTTTAGAAACAGGCTTGATTAAAGCAATGAAAGATGAAACTACAGTCCGTGTATTAACAGAAAACACCGGAATGATCAGCGATATTACCGTACAGACGCCACAAGGTGAAATTACTTATGAAGGTAATGCCAAGATTGATGGCGTACCGGGGAGTGGTGCTCCTATTAAAATCAGTTTTTTGGATACGGCAGGTTCCGTTTGTAGTGGTTTATTGCCTACTGGAAATTTATCGGATAGTTTTGACATTCCTAATGTTGGCACGCTTGAAGTAACTTGTATTGATAACGGGATGCCTATGGTGCTTATTCGTGCCAGTGATTTAGGATGTACAGGTCAAGAAAGTGTCGATGAATTAAATAATAATCAAGCCTTAAAAGATAAGATTGAAGCACTGCGTATAGTGGCTTCTGAAAAGATGGGGTTAGGTGATGTTAGACAAAAAAACTACCCAAAAATGTGTCTGATTTCTGAACCATCAAAAGGTGGTGCAGTGAATACTCGTTGTTTTATTCCTCACGTTTGCCACGAGGCTATTGGGGTTTTAGCAGCAGTCACTATTGCCACTGCTTGTGTATTAGAAGGTAGCGTTGCAAGTGAGTTTTATCATAAAGAGCAACAAGCAGGAGTCTACCAGTTATCTATTGAGCATCCTAGCGGTGAGTTTACAGTTGAATTAACAGTAAAGCTAAATGACAAAGGACAAAGTGAAGTGATAGGTGCAGCATTACTAAGAACAGCTCGTCTATTGATGAAAGGTGAAGTGTGCTTGTTAAAAAGCCGTTTATAA
- a CDS encoding LysR family transcriptional regulator: protein MNKELAFELKQLKYFIHIAEFGSFTKAADHLDIAQPMLSRQIRRLEVDLRQNLLVRNGRGVTLTDSGKKLLEHAYGIMHQVERAYEELTNGQLSGKVVIGLPPTLAKLLAVPITKEFKHLLPDANLIIIEAMSSAIEEGIITGKIDIGLLHSSNFSLDLEISSLGSENLCLIAPKDDPIINQQSFTLAEVTKFSLIVPSLPNAYRLLLETKMANIGLKPNIILEMNSVSTILELVYEKMGYAILSPRTIELIMHKDSLTAYPIGSPELTNKLFLGVSNKRIMTQTQKQMKEVIETICKKMY from the coding sequence ATGAATAAAGAATTAGCATTTGAATTAAAACAACTCAAGTATTTTATCCATATCGCTGAATTTGGTAGTTTTACCAAAGCCGCTGACCATTTAGATATAGCACAACCGATGCTAAGTCGGCAAATCCGTCGGCTAGAAGTCGATTTACGTCAAAATTTACTGGTACGCAATGGTCGTGGCGTTACCTTAACCGATTCGGGGAAAAAACTACTTGAACACGCTTATGGCATTATGCACCAAGTTGAACGCGCCTATGAGGAGCTAACTAACGGGCAACTCTCAGGAAAAGTGGTTATTGGCCTTCCCCCCACATTAGCAAAGCTGCTTGCAGTCCCTATCACTAAAGAGTTTAAACACCTATTACCTGATGCGAACTTAATTATTATTGAGGCAATGTCTTCAGCGATTGAAGAAGGAATTATTACGGGAAAAATCGATATTGGGTTACTCCATAGCAGTAACTTTTCGCTTGATCTAGAGATCAGCAGCTTAGGTAGTGAAAACTTATGCTTGATTGCTCCAAAAGATGATCCTATTATTAATCAGCAATCATTCACTCTTGCAGAAGTAACCAAATTTTCGCTAATTGTACCAAGCTTACCCAATGCCTATCGCTTACTACTCGAAACCAAAATGGCCAATATTGGCTTAAAACCCAATATTATTTTAGAAATGAATAGTGTGAGCACTATTCTAGAACTTGTCTATGAAAAAATGGGTTATGCTATTTTATCGCCACGTACTATTGAACTGATAATGCATAAAGACTCGCTAACTGCTTACCCTATTGGCTCGCCAGAACTCACTAATAAATTATTTTTAGGGGTGTCTAACAAACGAATCATGACGCAAACACAAAAACAAATGAAAGAAGTCATCGAAACGATCTGCAAAAAAATGTATTAA